Proteins from one Romboutsia sp. CE17 genomic window:
- a CDS encoding response regulator transcription factor encodes MSKILVVDDDKEIASLIGDSLYDEGYEVLLAYDGEKALSIINKTDDLSMVILDIMMPKIDGLSVCKTIREKINCPILFVSAKSRTLDTLLGLEIGADDYIKKPFIVEELVARVKAHIRREQRKQIIKNNIINIGDIEVHKDSYEVYVNKKLIELSTREFQLFLYLCENVGKVLSREQIFDAVWGMEYGDIGTVAVNIKSLRDKIDKENKYIKTIWGVGYKFIKPINELYEN; translated from the coding sequence ATGTCAAAAATTTTAGTTGTAGATGATGATAAAGAAATAGCATCATTAATAGGAGATTCTCTTTATGATGAAGGTTATGAGGTATTATTAGCATATGATGGAGAAAAAGCTCTTAGTATAATAAATAAAACTGATGACTTATCCATGGTTATACTAGATATAATGATGCCAAAAATTGATGGCTTGTCAGTTTGTAAGACTATAAGAGAAAAAATAAATTGTCCGATTTTATTTGTAAGTGCAAAAAGTAGAACTCTAGATACTCTTTTAGGTTTAGAAATCGGAGCAGACGATTATATAAAAAAACCATTTATAGTAGAAGAATTGGTTGCAAGAGTAAAAGCACATATAAGAAGAGAGCAAAGAAAGCAGATTATAAAAAACAATATAATCAATATTGGAGATATTGAAGTACATAAAGATAGTTATGAAGTTTATGTTAATAAAAAATTGATAGAGCTTTCAACTAGAGAATTTCAATTATTCTTATACCTTTGTGAAAATGTAGGTAAGGTTTTATCCAGAGAACAAATATTTGATGCAGTATGGGGGATGGAATATGGAGATATTGGAACTGTAGCCGTAAATATAAAGAGTTTAAGGGATAAGATTGATAAAGAGAATAAATATATAAAGACTATATGGGGAGTAGGTTATAAGTTTATAAAACCTATTAATGAATTATATGAAAATTAG
- a CDS encoding sensor histidine kinase gives MKIRNKLILTIIFAFTLNSVLLFGYYELFLSKSLESRIDSMQLELDYIAKDMCNNIEKQSNLNYANEFIDNSDEINNDNKYYIQIKNLEDETLIERGKKIRGALTMTSLDIINIDDEAYILTIIQSLPINDVKQIPVYGPIVKAEIIIMGIILIFSMAIIYIKIIYPIQSLQNDIENYKYGIKPAKCKMHDEIGWLKNKFVELTEKLDEEKENQNRIIASISHDIKTPLTSIMGYSERLQNKLLPEERQKKYIEIMYSKSQDIKELIDEFDDYLSYNLESSLKKEKMKVKKLVNLIREEYEDELNQLNIDFTIKSKCDNCIVDIDLSKIRRVFGNAIGNSIKNMTSNKKEIKIYFDKIDDNIQVSISDNGIGVDESELDKIFEALYTSDKSRVVAGLGLSICKSAIEGHGGEIWAENNCNGGLTVKFTLKNITK, from the coding sequence ATGAAAATTAGAAATAAGTTAATCTTAACTATTATATTTGCATTCACATTAAATAGCGTATTACTTTTTGGATATTATGAATTATTCTTATCAAAAAGTCTTGAAAGTAGAATTGATAGTATGCAGTTAGAACTAGACTATATAGCCAAAGATATGTGTAATAATATTGAAAAACAATCTAATTTAAATTATGCGAATGAATTTATAGATAATAGCGATGAAATTAATAATGATAATAAGTATTACATTCAAATTAAAAATTTAGAAGATGAAACTTTAATAGAGAGAGGAAAAAAAATTAGAGGTGCTCTAACTATGACTTCATTAGATATAATTAATATAGATGATGAAGCTTATATACTTACTATTATACAAAGTCTTCCCATAAATGATGTAAAACAAATTCCCGTTTATGGACCAATTGTAAAAGCTGAAATTATTATTATGGGGATTATATTAATATTTTCAATGGCTATTATTTATATTAAAATAATATATCCAATACAGAGTCTACAAAATGATATTGAAAATTACAAATATGGAATAAAGCCAGCTAAGTGTAAAATGCATGATGAAATTGGTTGGCTTAAAAATAAATTTGTAGAACTTACAGAAAAGTTAGATGAAGAAAAAGAAAATCAAAATAGAATAATTGCATCAATATCGCATGATATTAAGACCCCTCTCACTTCAATAATGGGATACTCAGAAAGATTACAGAATAAATTATTACCAGAGGAAAGACAAAAGAAGTACATTGAAATAATGTATTCGAAATCACAGGATATAAAAGAACTTATTGATGAATTTGATGATTACTTAAGTTATAACTTAGAAAGTAGTCTTAAAAAAGAAAAAATGAAGGTTAAAAAATTAGTAAATTTAATTAGAGAAGAATATGAGGATGAGTTAAATCAATTGAATATAGATTTTACTATAAAATCTAAGTGTGATAATTGCATTGTAGATATAGATTTGTCAAAAATAAGAAGAGTTTTTGGCAATGCAATTGGAAATAGCATAAAAAATATGACTTCAAATAAAAAAGAGATTAAAATATACTTTGATAAAATTGATGATAATATTCAGGTTTCTATAAGTGATAATGGTATAGGAGTAGATGAATCTGAATTAGATAAAATATTTGAAGCTCTTTACACATCTGATAAAAGTAGAGTGGTAGCTGGTCTAGGTTTATCTATTTGTAAAAGTGCAATAGAAGGCCATGGTGGAGAAATTTGGGCCGAGAATAATTGTAATGGTGGTTTAACAGTAAAATTTAC